The following proteins are co-located in the Dietzia timorensis genome:
- the tsaE gene encoding tRNA (adenosine(37)-N6)-threonylcarbamoyltransferase complex ATPase subunit type 1 TsaE gives MSGQGFPEHGSRELADLDQTHAFGRELGAALGAGDVVILTGPLGAGKTSLTQGLAEALAVSGRVTSPTFQLARRHKPTEPGGPGLVHVDAYRLRADSDLEASAAGTGAAPSNPHALADELESLDLDEFLGTDVVVIEWGEGLGEVLAERPWLVRLERNDAADTRTARWARGPEGFPPGPAAE, from the coding sequence TTGAGCGGGCAGGGCTTCCCGGAACACGGCAGCCGCGAGCTGGCGGACCTCGACCAGACCCACGCGTTCGGCAGGGAACTCGGCGCGGCCCTGGGAGCCGGGGACGTGGTCATCCTCACCGGCCCGCTCGGCGCGGGAAAGACCTCGCTCACCCAGGGACTCGCCGAGGCGCTCGCGGTGTCGGGGCGCGTGACCTCCCCGACGTTCCAGCTCGCCCGACGTCATAAACCGACCGAACCGGGCGGGCCGGGGCTCGTCCACGTCGACGCGTACCGGTTGCGCGCGGACTCCGATCTCGAGGCGAGCGCAGCCGGCACCGGCGCGGCGCCGTCGAACCCGCACGCGCTGGCCGACGAACTCGAATCGCTCGACCTGGACGAGTTCCTGGGCACCGACGTCGTCGTCATCGAGTGGGGAGAGGGGCTCGGAGAAGTCCTCGCCGAGCGGCCGTGGCTCGTGCGCCTCGAACGCAACGATGCCGCCGACACCCGCACCGCTCGGTGGGCCCGCGGCCCCGAGGGTTTCCCGCCCGGCCCCGCCGCCGAGTAG
- the rimI gene encoding ribosomal protein S18-alanine N-acetyltransferase has product MSTLAIDAFAPGDSAAAAALERVLFPRQDPWSESQFRDTLGQEHVRMWAARGGDRLAGYAVLGAFGPDGDREFEVFNIAVDPDFQGRGLGRALLAEMLAVADAESAPVLLEVATGNIAARTLYESHGFSVVGLRRNYYRPSGEDAYAMVRSAVIGGSGPQPGEPAAFPEEA; this is encoded by the coding sequence ATGAGCACGCTGGCTATCGACGCGTTCGCGCCGGGCGATTCGGCCGCCGCCGCCGCGCTCGAGCGGGTGCTGTTCCCGCGCCAGGACCCGTGGAGCGAATCCCAGTTCCGCGACACCCTCGGCCAGGAACACGTGCGCATGTGGGCCGCGCGCGGCGGCGACCGGCTCGCCGGCTATGCCGTGCTCGGCGCCTTCGGCCCGGACGGCGACCGCGAGTTCGAAGTGTTCAACATTGCCGTCGACCCCGATTTCCAGGGACGGGGCCTCGGCCGCGCGTTGCTTGCCGAGATGCTCGCCGTCGCCGATGCCGAGTCCGCGCCCGTTCTGCTCGAGGTCGCCACCGGCAACATCGCGGCGCGCACGCTCTACGAGTCGCACGGCTTCTCGGTCGTCGGCCTGCGCCGCAATTACTATCGACCCAGCGGAGAGGACGCCTATGCGATGGTGCGCTCCGCCGTCATAGGTGGGTCCGGGCCGCAGCCCGGCGAGCCCGCCGCATTCCCCGAGGAGGCGTGA
- the tsaB gene encoding tRNA (adenosine(37)-N6)-threonylcarbamoyltransferase complex dimerization subunit type 1 TsaB produces MIVVALDTATSAVTSGVVRLDPSGADGGRPVELAATYTLDPRAHAELLIPQLLGCLHAAGLDGGDVDAVVVGCGPGPFTGLRVGMATAAGYADALGVPCHPVVTLDAIATTARWALADAGDMVAAAAPLLVVTDARRREAYYAAYDAGGARTQAPAVLAARDISSPVAADGAAAIACGDPGRLAELAPGPAIRSDLQAFPAVSALVDRAAEPLLAGATPAPLEPLYLRRPDAVEPKPRPISPALTGRDNAAAEDSGGQR; encoded by the coding sequence GTGATCGTCGTCGCCCTGGATACCGCCACCTCCGCCGTCACGAGCGGTGTCGTTCGCCTCGACCCGTCGGGGGCGGATGGGGGCAGGCCTGTCGAGCTCGCCGCGACTTACACCCTCGATCCGCGTGCGCATGCCGAGCTGCTCATCCCGCAACTTCTCGGATGCCTACATGCGGCGGGGCTGGACGGCGGGGATGTCGACGCGGTCGTCGTCGGCTGCGGCCCCGGCCCGTTCACCGGTCTGCGCGTGGGCATGGCGACCGCCGCCGGGTACGCCGATGCGCTCGGGGTGCCGTGCCATCCCGTCGTCACCCTCGATGCCATCGCCACCACCGCCCGCTGGGCGCTCGCCGATGCCGGCGACATGGTAGCCGCCGCGGCCCCGCTTCTCGTGGTCACCGACGCGCGCCGCCGGGAGGCCTACTACGCCGCCTATGACGCCGGAGGTGCCCGCACCCAGGCCCCCGCCGTGCTCGCGGCGCGCGACATCTCCTCGCCGGTCGCCGCCGACGGGGCCGCGGCGATCGCGTGCGGGGATCCGGGACGGCTCGCCGAGCTGGCGCCGGGGCCCGCGATCCGCTCCGACCTCCAGGCGTTCCCCGCCGTTTCGGCGCTCGTCGACCGCGCCGCCGAGCCTCTGCTGGCCGGCGCCACGCCGGCCCCGCTCGAACCTCTCTACCTGCGGCGCCCCGATGCGGTGGAGCCGAAGCCGCGACCGATCTCGCCCGCGCTCACCGGCCGCGACAATGCCGCAGCCGAAGATTCTGGCGGGCAGCGATGA
- the glmS gene encoding glutamine--fructose-6-phosphate transaminase (isomerizing) has translation MCGIVGYVGGRPAKDVLIGGLRRLEYRGYDSAGIAVVDDQNRLHVEKKEGKLANLEGALAESGDDFAGGTGIGHTRWATHGRPSDRNSHPHVAGRIAVVHNGIIENFASLRAELESDGRDFNSDTDTEVVAQLIDREVTGGATAGDFVASCRAVLARLEGAFTLVIADAQAPGTIVAGRRNTPLVLGRGEGEMFIGSDVAAFIDYTKEAVEVGQDTFAVITAGGYEVFPFLEGGAAESREFTIDWDLDAAEKGGYEYFMLKEIAEQPSAVADTLLGKLVDGRIVLDEQRLSDQELRDIDKVFIVACGSAYHSGLVAKYAIEHWTRIPCEVEIASEFRYRDPVLDRSTLVVAISQSGETADTLEAVRHAKSQKARVLAVCNTNGAQIPREADAVLYTHAGPEIGVASTKAYLAQIAANYLVGLALAQARGTKFPDEVSAEFHALEQMPELIGQVVERLDQVRQIARELADSKSVLFLGRHVGYPTALEGALKLKELAYMHAEGFPAGELKHGPIALIEEGLPVFVVMPPLHGRSLLHSKLISNIQEIKARGARTIIISAEGDEVVKPFADYLIEIPETTTLLQPLLSTIPYQAFAAEVAAARGYDVDKPRNLAKSVTVE, from the coding sequence ATGTGCGGAATTGTTGGATATGTCGGCGGCCGGCCCGCTAAGGATGTGCTGATAGGCGGACTCCGCCGCTTGGAATACCGCGGATACGATTCCGCCGGTATCGCGGTGGTGGACGATCAGAATCGACTCCATGTCGAGAAGAAGGAAGGCAAGCTCGCCAACCTCGAGGGCGCACTCGCCGAGTCCGGCGATGATTTCGCCGGCGGCACCGGGATCGGTCACACCCGCTGGGCGACGCACGGCCGCCCGAGTGACCGCAACTCGCACCCGCACGTCGCGGGCCGGATCGCGGTCGTGCACAACGGGATCATCGAGAACTTCGCCTCTCTGCGCGCCGAGCTCGAATCGGACGGGCGCGACTTCAACTCCGACACCGACACCGAGGTCGTCGCCCAACTCATCGACCGCGAGGTCACCGGTGGTGCGACCGCCGGCGACTTCGTCGCGTCCTGCCGCGCTGTCCTCGCCCGCCTCGAGGGCGCGTTCACCCTCGTCATCGCCGACGCGCAGGCGCCCGGAACCATCGTTGCGGGCCGTCGAAACACCCCGCTCGTGCTCGGTCGCGGCGAGGGCGAGATGTTCATCGGTTCCGATGTCGCCGCGTTCATCGACTACACGAAGGAGGCCGTCGAGGTCGGGCAGGACACCTTCGCTGTGATCACCGCAGGCGGGTACGAGGTGTTCCCGTTCCTCGAGGGCGGCGCCGCGGAGTCCCGCGAGTTCACCATCGACTGGGATCTCGATGCCGCCGAGAAGGGCGGTTACGAGTACTTCATGCTCAAGGAGATCGCCGAGCAGCCGTCCGCCGTCGCCGACACGCTCCTCGGCAAGCTCGTCGACGGGCGTATCGTGCTCGACGAGCAGCGCCTGTCGGACCAGGAACTGCGCGATATCGACAAGGTCTTCATCGTCGCCTGCGGCTCCGCCTACCACTCCGGTCTCGTCGCCAAGTATGCGATCGAGCATTGGACCCGAATTCCCTGCGAGGTCGAGATCGCCTCGGAGTTCCGCTACCGCGACCCGGTCCTCGACCGATCCACGCTTGTCGTCGCGATCTCCCAGTCGGGCGAGACCGCCGACACGCTCGAGGCCGTGCGGCACGCGAAGTCCCAGAAGGCTCGCGTCCTCGCGGTGTGCAATACCAATGGCGCGCAGATTCCGCGTGAGGCCGATGCGGTGCTCTACACGCACGCCGGCCCCGAGATCGGTGTCGCCTCGACGAAGGCCTACCTCGCCCAGATCGCCGCGAACTACCTCGTGGGCCTTGCCCTCGCGCAGGCGCGCGGCACCAAGTTCCCGGACGAGGTCTCGGCCGAGTTCCACGCGCTCGAGCAGATGCCCGAACTCATCGGACAGGTCGTCGAACGTCTCGACCAGGTCCGCCAGATCGCCCGCGAACTCGCCGACTCCAAGTCCGTGCTGTTCCTCGGTCGCCACGTCGGTTACCCGACCGCGCTCGAGGGCGCACTCAAGCTCAAGGAGCTCGCCTACATGCACGCCGAGGGCTTCCCGGCAGGCGAGCTCAAGCACGGCCCGATCGCGCTCATCGAGGAGGGGCTGCCGGTGTTCGTGGTGATGCCCCCGCTGCACGGGCGTTCGCTGCTGCACTCGAAGCTCATCTCCAACATCCAGGAGATCAAGGCCCGCGGCGCGCGCACCATCATCATCTCTGCGGAGGGGGATGAGGTCGTCAAGCCGTTCGCCGACTACCTCATCGAGATCCCGGAGACGACGACGCTGCTGCAGCCGTTGCTGTCGACGATCCCGTACCAGGCGTTCGCCGCCGAGGTCGCAGCCGCGCGCGGCTATGACGTCGACAAGCCGCGTAACCTCGCCAAGTCTGTCACCGTCGAGTAG
- a CDS encoding bifunctional ADP-dependent NAD(P)H-hydrate dehydratase/NAD(P)H-hydrate epimerase, giving the protein MTHRDDFRAYFAADIRRAEAPVVEAAPTDAVMRRAAWAVADVARTVVRAQEVIGDGGGHVYGASAAALIGAGDNGGDGLYALADLARSGMAVHAVLLSPDRAHPRALDACRRAGGRVHEPADPDALEQLLRRLRPAVALDAIVGLGASGPPREMAGHAAGVLEELGTPVVAVDIPSGIDPDTGVRHPGAIRPTATVTFGLFRRAHLLASTDCGALELAEIGIGAPAADDGRPAEMLTSIGTATAGELWPVPDVSDNKYSGGVVAIRAGSQRYPGAAVLASHAAVMSTSSMVRYVGPCRDQVLADRPEIVASSVVTNAGRAQAWVSGPGMGTGPETAQELAWILSQDVPVVLDADALRVLAEHPSILRRRDAPLVLTPHAGEFDALAQTFAPAQAGLLAGDRAGAVRGLVAELDSRGVNATVLLKGRITLIDDGRSAFAQDAGTSWSATPGSGDVLAGMIGAILAAREGPGALADVEVPRAVAVAQVVHSVAARLAAEEFGRPGSPIGASDLLGAIGEAVAKVRAVAG; this is encoded by the coding sequence ATGACCCACCGAGACGACTTCCGCGCGTACTTCGCCGCAGATATCCGCCGTGCCGAGGCGCCCGTCGTCGAGGCGGCGCCCACCGACGCGGTGATGCGGAGGGCGGCGTGGGCCGTCGCGGATGTCGCACGCACCGTCGTGCGTGCGCAGGAGGTTATCGGTGACGGCGGAGGCCACGTCTACGGGGCGAGCGCGGCCGCGCTGATCGGCGCCGGCGATAACGGCGGCGACGGGCTCTACGCCCTCGCCGACCTCGCCCGCAGCGGGATGGCCGTCCACGCGGTCCTTCTCTCCCCGGACCGCGCCCATCCCCGCGCGCTCGACGCGTGTCGCCGTGCCGGGGGCCGGGTGCACGAACCGGCAGATCCCGATGCGCTTGAGCAGCTCCTGCGCAGGCTCCGGCCCGCCGTCGCGCTCGACGCGATCGTGGGTCTCGGCGCCAGCGGGCCGCCACGGGAAATGGCCGGACACGCGGCGGGGGTCCTCGAGGAGCTTGGCACGCCTGTCGTCGCGGTCGACATCCCGTCGGGAATCGATCCCGACACCGGCGTCCGGCACCCCGGCGCCATCCGGCCGACCGCGACGGTAACCTTCGGCCTGTTCCGGCGCGCCCATCTGCTCGCCTCCACCGACTGCGGCGCACTGGAGCTCGCCGAGATTGGTATCGGTGCCCCAGCCGCCGACGACGGGCGCCCGGCCGAGATGCTCACGAGCATCGGCACCGCCACCGCCGGCGAGCTGTGGCCCGTCCCCGACGTCTCGGACAACAAGTACTCGGGCGGAGTGGTCGCCATTCGCGCGGGCTCGCAGCGCTATCCCGGCGCGGCCGTGCTCGCCTCCCACGCGGCGGTGATGTCCACGAGCTCCATGGTCCGCTACGTCGGCCCGTGCCGCGATCAGGTACTCGCCGACCGTCCCGAAATCGTCGCCTCCTCCGTCGTCACAAATGCGGGGCGCGCCCAGGCATGGGTGTCCGGGCCCGGCATGGGGACGGGACCGGAGACCGCGCAGGAGCTCGCGTGGATCCTGTCCCAGGATGTGCCGGTGGTGCTCGACGCCGACGCGCTGCGCGTGCTCGCCGAGCATCCGTCTATTCTGCGGCGACGCGACGCGCCACTCGTACTCACGCCGCACGCCGGCGAATTCGACGCCCTCGCGCAGACCTTCGCGCCCGCGCAGGCGGGCCTGCTGGCCGGGGACCGGGCGGGCGCGGTGCGGGGGCTCGTCGCCGAACTCGACTCCCGCGGGGTGAACGCGACGGTGCTGCTCAAGGGCAGGATCACACTTATCGACGACGGACGATCCGCGTTCGCCCAGGATGCCGGCACCTCGTGGTCCGCGACCCCGGGTTCCGGCGATGTCCTCGCCGGCATGATCGGCGCGATCCTCGCAGCCAGGGAAGGCCCGGGCGCGCTCGCGGACGTCGAGGTCCCGCGAGCTGTGGCCGTCGCGCAGGTCGTCCACTCGGTCGCGGCGCGGCTCGCCGCGGAGGAATTCGGGCGCCCCGGATCGCCGATCGGTGCGTCCGATCTGCTCGGCGCGATCGGAGAAGCTGTGGCAAAGGTGCGCGCGGTGGCAGGATAA
- the alr gene encoding alanine racemase: protein MTTIVPAAGSTAPIPAGPARVDIDLPAIAHNTEILAAKAPDAEVMAVVKADGYGHGAPAVARTALEAGATSLGVTTLAEAVALRQVGISAPILAWLYSAGDDVSGVIGAGIDIAVPSPEHLDAVVAGARKSGMRARVTPKLDTGLGRSGIMPLHWERTFDRLVAAEREGIIEVTGLMAHFANADAPGDPVIDSQVTALHEAVEQARSMGLECPRNHHSNSAGTLTRGSDGFEIVRPGIALYGLSPIEGEDFGLRPAMTFSAEVLMVKDVNEGQGISYGHSWIAPRDTVVALVAAGYADGVWRLLSNNFDVQLRGGRYAQVGRVCMDQFVVELGPRTASGAVPGGIRAGDRAVMFGDPARGAPHAGDWADKLGTIHYEVVCAARGRAARYVHTTSLQGEE from the coding sequence ATGACAACAATCGTGCCCGCTGCAGGTTCCACCGCCCCGATCCCGGCGGGGCCCGCGCGCGTGGACATCGACCTGCCCGCGATTGCGCATAACACCGAGATCCTCGCGGCCAAGGCGCCCGATGCCGAGGTCATGGCAGTGGTCAAGGCCGACGGCTACGGCCACGGCGCCCCCGCAGTCGCGCGCACGGCGCTGGAGGCCGGCGCGACCTCGCTCGGCGTCACCACCCTTGCCGAAGCGGTCGCGTTGCGGCAGGTCGGCATCTCCGCTCCGATCCTCGCGTGGCTGTACTCGGCAGGTGATGATGTCTCGGGCGTCATCGGCGCCGGGATCGACATCGCCGTTCCCAGCCCGGAGCACCTCGACGCCGTTGTGGCAGGCGCACGCAAGTCCGGCATGCGGGCAAGAGTGACCCCAAAACTCGACACCGGCCTCGGTCGCTCGGGAATCATGCCGCTGCATTGGGAGCGGACCTTCGACCGACTCGTCGCCGCTGAGCGCGAAGGAATTATCGAGGTCACCGGGCTGATGGCGCATTTCGCCAACGCCGACGCTCCCGGCGATCCGGTGATCGACTCGCAGGTCACCGCGCTGCACGAGGCTGTCGAGCAGGCGCGATCGATGGGCCTGGAATGCCCCCGCAACCATCATTCGAACTCCGCGGGAACGCTCACTCGCGGCTCGGACGGATTCGAGATCGTCCGCCCGGGAATCGCGCTGTACGGGCTGAGCCCCATCGAGGGCGAGGACTTCGGACTACGCCCCGCGATGACGTTTTCCGCCGAGGTTCTCATGGTCAAGGACGTGAACGAAGGGCAGGGGATCAGCTACGGGCACTCCTGGATCGCGCCCCGGGACACCGTCGTCGCGCTCGTCGCGGCCGGCTACGCCGACGGGGTCTGGAGACTTTTATCCAACAATTTCGATGTACAGCTACGCGGAGGGCGTTACGCTCAGGTCGGGCGAGTGTGCATGGACCAATTCGTTGTCGAGCTCGGCCCGCGAACGGCGTCTGGAGCGGTGCCCGGCGGGATCAGGGCAGGCGACAGGGCCGTGATGTTCGGGGATCCCGCCCGGGGAGCCCCGCACGCCGGTGACTGGGCGGACAAGCTCGGCACCATCCACTACGAGGTTGTGTGCGCGGCCCGCGGGCGAGCAGCCCGCTACGTACACACGACCTCGCTCCAGGGGGAGGAGTAG
- a CDS encoding dienelactone hydrolase family protein: MAKKAKKLMGPLGRRGRFDIDFGDLGFAGVPGKVYVPRMDARRAPLLAFAHDWTKSSKHYQDTLKHFASWGFIVVATDSGSGFFAKQASYVDALSDSIEAVFNADLGSGNLRPDTGRIGVMGHGLGAGAATVLASYRTDISAVVAAFPKPVAAGAVGRSSLVSAPGLIISADGSEDAAEAMWLGQTWNGECVHRRVKAEEGGLVEGNPLLRGVGLASGDHKTQVLVRRLATGFLLSELAGDAEYAAFSDPETEIPGTTLVDGKLIQKEEEDALAKEAKEVPMWQTVARAAIKR, from the coding sequence GTGGCTAAGAAGGCGAAGAAACTCATGGGTCCGCTCGGCCGTCGTGGCCGGTTCGATATCGACTTCGGCGATCTCGGCTTCGCGGGCGTCCCCGGCAAGGTCTACGTACCGCGGATGGACGCGCGGCGGGCTCCCCTGCTCGCCTTCGCTCACGACTGGACCAAGTCGAGCAAGCACTACCAGGACACCCTCAAGCACTTCGCGTCCTGGGGATTCATCGTCGTCGCGACCGATTCGGGTTCGGGCTTCTTCGCCAAGCAGGCCTCCTACGTCGACGCGCTCTCGGATTCGATCGAGGCGGTATTCAACGCGGACCTCGGCTCCGGCAATCTCCGCCCGGATACCGGACGCATCGGCGTCATGGGGCACGGGCTCGGCGCAGGCGCCGCGACTGTCCTCGCGTCCTACCGCACGGACATCTCGGCCGTCGTGGCCGCATTCCCCAAGCCTGTCGCCGCCGGCGCCGTCGGCCGCTCCTCTCTGGTCTCGGCTCCGGGGCTGATCATCAGTGCCGACGGCAGCGAAGACGCGGCGGAGGCGATGTGGCTCGGGCAGACATGGAACGGCGAATGCGTCCACCGCCGCGTCAAGGCCGAGGAGGGTGGACTCGTCGAGGGCAATCCGCTGCTTCGGGGGGTGGGCCTCGCTTCGGGCGACCACAAGACGCAGGTACTCGTGCGCCGCCTGGCCACCGGTTTCCTGCTCTCCGAGCTCGCCGGGGACGCCGAATACGCGGCGTTCTCCGATCCGGAAACCGAGATCCCGGGCACGACGCTGGTCGACGGGAAGTTGATCCAGAAGGAAGAGGAGGACGCCCTCGCCAAGGAGGCGAAGGAAGTCCCCATGTGGCAGACGGTCGCCCGCGCCGCGATCAAGCGCTAG
- a CDS encoding DUF4190 domain-containing protein produces the protein MRTDTGAFGNPSMVSPECTDPAVPPSSFAPYGPYEVRSTNKLAVFAFLLTIFNLVVGTLSMILFPLFTLAMCVLGIVLGHLALRSVRRSHQAGRSLAIAALVLSYAGLLFELVVLGSIHLFMDLDLLALLG, from the coding sequence GTGAGGACGGATACCGGCGCTTTCGGCAACCCCTCGATGGTGTCTCCCGAATGCACCGACCCGGCGGTGCCGCCGTCGTCCTTCGCGCCTTATGGCCCGTATGAGGTCCGCTCGACAAACAAGCTGGCCGTCTTCGCGTTCCTACTCACGATCTTCAATCTCGTCGTCGGCACGCTGTCGATGATCCTGTTCCCGCTGTTCACGCTCGCGATGTGCGTGCTCGGGATCGTGCTCGGCCATCTCGCCCTGCGCAGCGTGCGCCGGTCGCACCAGGCGGGCAGGTCGCTGGCCATCGCCGCGCTCGTGCTCAGCTACGCGGGCCTGCTGTTCGAGCTGGTCGTCCTCGGCAGCATTCACCTGTTCATGGATCTCGACCTGCTCGCGTTGCTCGGCTAG
- the tsaD gene encoding tRNA (adenosine(37)-N6)-threonylcarbamoyltransferase complex transferase subunit TsaD, giving the protein MSTAATAGAAAPQVVPAAPLDLSAPRVVLGIESSCDETGVALSRVHPGGEIELLSDVVASSMEEHARFGGVVPEIASRAHLEALVPTVRRALDEAGIERPDAVAATIGPGLAGALLVGVAGAKGYAAAWGVPFYAINHLVGHVAVAQFDGGALPPAVALLVSGGHTQLLHVPSLADPLRELGSTVDDAAGEAYDKVARLLGLGYPGGPVVDKAARGGNSAAIAFPRGMTGPRDAPFDFSFSGLKTSVARYLERAEAAGETVALADVAASFQEAVADVLTSKAVRACADTGAERLLIGGGVAANSRLRELAAERCEAAGIELRIPRPRLCTDNGAMVVAVAGSMIAAGRMPSTLGAATDPGLHVSQSLL; this is encoded by the coding sequence ATGTCCACCGCTGCCACCGCCGGCGCCGCCGCGCCGCAGGTCGTCCCCGCCGCGCCGCTGGACCTATCGGCGCCGCGCGTGGTGCTCGGGATCGAGTCCTCGTGCGACGAGACAGGCGTCGCGCTGTCGCGAGTGCACCCGGGCGGCGAGATCGAACTGCTCTCCGATGTTGTCGCGTCGTCGATGGAGGAGCACGCGCGCTTCGGCGGGGTTGTGCCCGAGATCGCCTCGCGCGCGCACCTCGAGGCGCTCGTGCCCACTGTGCGGCGCGCGCTCGACGAGGCCGGCATCGAACGGCCCGACGCGGTCGCCGCGACCATCGGGCCAGGCCTGGCGGGGGCTTTGCTCGTAGGCGTAGCCGGCGCGAAGGGCTATGCCGCCGCGTGGGGCGTGCCGTTCTACGCGATCAACCATCTCGTCGGACATGTCGCGGTCGCGCAGTTCGACGGCGGGGCCCTGCCTCCCGCGGTGGCGCTTCTCGTCTCCGGCGGGCACACCCAGTTACTCCACGTGCCCTCGCTCGCCGATCCGCTGCGCGAGCTCGGCTCCACCGTCGACGACGCCGCCGGCGAGGCCTACGACAAGGTCGCGCGCCTCTTGGGGCTCGGATACCCCGGCGGACCCGTGGTCGATAAGGCCGCGCGCGGGGGAAATTCTGCGGCGATCGCATTCCCACGCGGCATGACCGGACCGCGCGATGCGCCCTTCGACTTCTCCTTCTCAGGGCTCAAGACATCCGTCGCCCGTTATCTCGAACGCGCCGAGGCCGCGGGGGAGACCGTCGCTCTCGCCGACGTGGCCGCGTCCTTCCAGGAGGCGGTGGCGGATGTTCTGACGTCGAAGGCCGTGCGCGCCTGCGCCGACACCGGCGCGGAGCGCCTGCTCATCGGCGGCGGAGTGGCAGCCAATTCTCGGCTCCGGGAACTCGCGGCCGAGCGCTGCGAAGCCGCGGGGATCGAGCTGCGAATTCCGCGTCCGCGCCTGTGCACCGATAACGGCGCGATGGTCGTGGCTGTGGCCGGATCCATGATTGCCGCGGGCAGGATGCCCTCGACCCTCGGCGCCGCGACCGACCCCGGGCTGCACGTGAGCCAGAGCCTGCTCTAG
- a CDS encoding alpha/beta fold hydrolase, with the protein MPVPRALRPHLPRTEVDRAEADSDFHPPMSSGVVAGVSALLVSAASQLPDLLPLRSYDAHEGEPVWDIGSDRGEIVAASDGNPLAVREVGPVDAELTVVFVHGFTLSMDSFHFQSTGLKEKYGSDIRMVFYDQRGHGLSGRADSRTYTITQLAEDLHNVIGSVARTGPIVLVGHSMGGMTVLKFAEMYPDLVRDRLVGVSLLATAADKLPEAGLPAILDNPLITSVAWSAEKTPGVYHSGRRALGMVIEPLIKAGAFGNPTMVGKTVVEFTNDLIGSADVEVMAGFVEALVTLDAKGAYPILEDVSVSILCGDADLMTPVNRSIEMSRDMPGARFVVVPGCGHMVQLEAIEITNDEIAYVIDGAFDSIGIERERVSSVWTRTENGTDTIHDVRRTER; encoded by the coding sequence ATGCCCGTACCGCGGGCGCTGCGCCCGCACCTGCCGCGCACGGAGGTCGATCGAGCCGAGGCGGACAGCGATTTCCACCCCCCGATGTCCTCGGGAGTCGTTGCAGGGGTCAGCGCGTTGCTGGTGTCCGCGGCGAGCCAGCTGCCGGATTTGCTTCCGCTGCGCTCCTACGATGCCCACGAGGGCGAACCCGTGTGGGACATCGGCTCCGATCGCGGCGAGATCGTCGCCGCGTCCGACGGTAACCCGCTCGCGGTCCGCGAGGTCGGTCCGGTCGACGCCGAGCTCACCGTCGTTTTCGTCCACGGATTCACCCTGTCGATGGATTCGTTCCACTTTCAGTCCACCGGTCTGAAGGAAAAGTACGGCTCCGACATTCGCATGGTGTTCTACGACCAGCGCGGACACGGGCTCTCCGGGCGCGCCGATAGCCGTACCTACACGATTACCCAGCTTGCCGAGGATCTCCACAATGTGATCGGTTCCGTGGCGCGGACCGGCCCGATCGTGCTGGTCGGACATTCCATGGGCGGGATGACCGTACTCAAGTTCGCCGAGATGTATCCCGATCTGGTCCGGGACAGGCTCGTCGGCGTCAGCCTGCTCGCCACTGCGGCGGACAAGCTCCCCGAGGCAGGTCTACCGGCGATCCTCGACAATCCGCTCATCACCTCGGTGGCGTGGTCGGCCGAGAAAACTCCCGGCGTTTACCACAGCGGCCGTCGCGCGCTGGGCATGGTCATCGAACCGCTCATCAAGGCCGGAGCCTTCGGTAATCCGACGATGGTCGGCAAGACCGTCGTCGAATTCACCAACGACCTCATCGGTTCGGCCGATGTCGAGGTCATGGCGGGATTCGTCGAGGCGCTGGTGACTCTCGACGCGAAGGGCGCATATCCGATTCTCGAGGACGTCTCCGTATCGATCCTGTGCGGCGACGCGGACCTGATGACCCCGGTGAATCGCTCGATCGAGATGTCTCGCGATATGCCCGGCGCCCGCTTCGTCGTCGTACCCGGTTGCGGTCACATGGTGCAGCTCGAGGCCATCGAGATCACCAACGACGAGATCGCCTACGTCATCGACGGCGCCTTCGACTCCATCGGGATCGAGCGCGAGCGTGTCAGTTCGGTGTGGACACGCACCGAGAACGGCACCGATACCATTCACGACGTGCGCCGCACCGAACGTTGA
- the groES gene encoding co-chaperone GroES, translating into MAIKPLEDKILVEVSAAETTTASGLVIPDTAKEKPQEGSVVAVGPGRFDEQGKRIPVDVAEGNKVIFSKYGGTEISYDGQDYLILSARDILAVID; encoded by the coding sequence GTGGCGATCAAGCCGCTTGAGGACAAGATTCTCGTCGAGGTCAGCGCTGCTGAGACCACGACCGCTTCCGGACTCGTTATCCCGGACACCGCCAAGGAGAAGCCCCAGGAGGGCTCCGTAGTCGCGGTCGGCCCGGGCCGTTTCGACGAGCAGGGCAAGCGCATCCCCGTGGATGTCGCCGAGGGCAACAAGGTGATCTTCTCCAAGTACGGAGGAACCGAGATCTCCTACGACGGTCAGGACTACCTGATCCTGTCGGCTCGCGACATTCTCGCGGTCATCGACTAG